A single genomic interval of Terriglobus albidus harbors:
- a CDS encoding PA2169 family four-helix-bundle protein, translated as MSDAEKQNRINSTLREVIQILIDGQEGFQTIGEHLKDDMLRRYFLAESLKRARFRADLENELHHAGFHDVKESGTMTGTMRRSWGDLKAKLGGGDYTLLSTAEQGEDSTKKVYSKAVQEALPLPVHKMLSEQYAHIQTAHDYVRSARDRRKAA; from the coding sequence ATGAGCGATGCTGAAAAGCAGAACCGAATCAACAGCACATTACGGGAAGTGATTCAAATCCTGATCGACGGACAAGAAGGTTTCCAGACGATCGGCGAACACTTGAAGGATGACATGCTGCGGCGTTACTTTCTGGCGGAAAGCCTGAAGCGGGCACGCTTCAGGGCTGACCTGGAAAACGAATTGCATCATGCCGGCTTTCACGACGTGAAAGAAAGCGGAACGATGACAGGTACGATGCGCCGCTCCTGGGGCGACCTGAAGGCCAAGCTTGGCGGTGGAGACTACACCCTGTTGTCGACAGCCGAGCAGGGCGAAGACAGCACCAAGAAGGTCTATTCCAAAGCTGTTCAGGAGGCGCTACCGCTGCCGGTGCATAAGATGCTGAGCGAGCAGTATGCGCATATCCAGACAGCCCATGATTATGTCCGTAGCGCGCGTGATCGGCGAAAAGCGGCTTAG
- a CDS encoding DNA translocase FtsK has protein sequence MKPLRFVTTPTRNRRLNELIGLAVLVAGGLLALALVSYTPTDPSWNTVGGYATGRPAHNWTGIVGAFISDATLQLLGIAAFAVPLSLMRLGYCWMRSRPAGSPVAKLAGLAIWIFFGPAMFALLPGHMLWRSTLPIEGVEGRLMADAVIALLNFPGACIVVGLMVVMATYLSTTFTFNTAREWATARFAFLQAMQDRWRNWRGNRASRADRAIAEYESKRERAMQRDRRSQEKADRKAQKATATESTSLLSSLFGWWGRKKAQPQPLGERDNADPVEAEGSPAPSVWAKVPRTMVDAPAESGEPALPAAYAAAAEERLHQATIEEPTPEWAHHPAQAEPETPRKVVSFPAPVAPAAQQPETEEKEISFGKRADEKLKTVTLTAKSVHGYKLPPSSLLHRSEEPTIVREEALREEARTLVEKCAEFDVHGQVTQINPGPVVTTFEFRPEAGVKYSRVTGLADDLCLAMAAESILIERMAGKSTVGIQVPNSERETIWLRDVVESEHFANTKSRLAMAMGKDINGRIVTADLAAMPHVLIAGSTGSGKSVAINAMIMSVLFKATPEQVRMILVDPKRVELGMYEGIPHLFTPIITEPKLAANALRNAVREMERRLKLLASKHVRNIDQYNKLFENGTPSMFEDDEEQQPLPYIMIIIDELADLMMLDKANVEEAITRLAQMARAVGIHLVLATQRPSVDVITGLIKANVPTRMSFRLATKVDSRTIIDSNGAESLLGRGDMLFLPPGTSRLQRVHAPFVTEKEIAAVTDFWKQQGEAEYVQGFLEGPKDDKGRDLDAMDGDDTNDELFDDAVKLVFEFGKASTSLLQRRLRIGYGRAAHLIDMMERDGLVGPAEGSKPREILKSPDWLRETDPAMR, from the coding sequence ATGAAGCCACTCCGTTTTGTTACAACGCCAACGCGTAATCGCCGCCTGAACGAGCTGATTGGCCTGGCCGTTCTGGTAGCGGGTGGGCTGCTGGCGCTGGCGCTGGTCAGTTATACGCCGACCGATCCCTCATGGAACACCGTCGGGGGCTACGCCACAGGGCGTCCGGCACACAACTGGACAGGCATTGTCGGCGCCTTTATCAGCGACGCCACATTGCAGCTTCTTGGGATCGCCGCGTTCGCCGTGCCACTCTCACTCATGCGGCTGGGCTACTGCTGGATGCGTTCGCGACCGGCGGGTTCTCCTGTTGCCAAGCTCGCAGGCCTGGCAATCTGGATTTTCTTCGGTCCGGCCATGTTCGCTCTGCTGCCGGGACATATGCTCTGGCGCAGCACATTGCCCATTGAAGGCGTGGAAGGCCGCCTGATGGCTGATGCCGTCATTGCCCTCTTGAACTTCCCTGGCGCCTGCATTGTCGTCGGCCTGATGGTGGTGATGGCCACCTATCTCTCCACGACCTTCACCTTCAACACCGCTCGTGAATGGGCGACGGCCCGCTTCGCCTTCCTGCAGGCGATGCAGGATCGTTGGCGCAACTGGAGGGGCAACCGTGCCTCCCGGGCAGACCGGGCGATTGCGGAGTACGAGAGCAAGCGCGAACGCGCCATGCAGCGCGACCGCCGCAGCCAGGAAAAGGCCGACCGCAAGGCGCAGAAGGCCACTGCGACCGAAAGCACCTCCCTGCTCAGCAGCCTGTTCGGCTGGTGGGGGAGGAAGAAGGCACAGCCGCAGCCTCTGGGTGAGCGCGACAACGCCGATCCGGTGGAGGCGGAAGGGTCACCGGCACCCTCTGTTTGGGCGAAAGTGCCGCGCACTATGGTCGATGCCCCAGCCGAGAGCGGAGAGCCCGCGTTGCCCGCGGCGTATGCCGCCGCTGCCGAGGAACGCCTTCACCAGGCGACCATCGAGGAGCCTACTCCCGAGTGGGCTCACCATCCGGCACAAGCCGAGCCGGAGACGCCGCGTAAGGTCGTCAGTTTCCCTGCCCCGGTTGCCCCGGCAGCTCAGCAGCCGGAGACCGAGGAAAAAGAGATCTCATTTGGCAAGCGCGCTGACGAGAAGTTGAAGACCGTTACCCTGACCGCTAAGAGCGTTCATGGCTACAAGCTGCCCCCGTCGAGCCTGCTGCACCGCAGTGAGGAGCCGACTATTGTGCGGGAAGAGGCTCTTCGCGAAGAGGCCCGCACGCTGGTCGAGAAGTGTGCTGAATTTGACGTTCACGGTCAGGTCACGCAGATCAACCCCGGACCAGTAGTTACGACCTTCGAGTTCCGTCCGGAGGCCGGCGTAAAGTATTCGCGCGTTACGGGCCTTGCTGATGACCTCTGCCTGGCGATGGCGGCCGAGAGCATTCTGATCGAACGTATGGCCGGCAAGAGCACCGTCGGCATCCAGGTGCCGAATAGCGAGCGCGAAACAATCTGGCTGCGTGACGTTGTCGAGAGCGAACACTTCGCCAACACGAAGTCCCGCCTGGCGATGGCGATGGGCAAAGACATCAATGGCCGCATTGTCACGGCCGACCTGGCCGCCATGCCCCACGTCCTGATTGCCGGATCCACCGGTTCGGGTAAGTCAGTGGCGATCAACGCCATGATTATGAGCGTGCTTTTCAAGGCGACACCGGAACAGGTGCGCATGATCCTGGTCGATCCGAAGCGTGTGGAACTGGGTATGTACGAGGGCATTCCGCATCTCTTCACACCGATCATCACGGAGCCGAAGCTGGCGGCGAATGCGCTTCGCAATGCGGTACGAGAGATGGAACGGCGCCTGAAACTGCTTGCTTCCAAGCACGTTCGCAACATCGATCAGTACAACAAGCTCTTTGAAAACGGCACGCCTTCGATGTTTGAGGACGATGAAGAGCAGCAGCCGCTGCCGTACATCATGATCATCATCGACGAGCTCGCTGATCTGATGATGCTGGATAAAGCAAACGTCGAAGAGGCGATTACCCGCCTGGCGCAGATGGCGCGCGCTGTTGGAATTCACCTGGTGCTGGCGACGCAACGTCCTTCGGTCGATGTAATCACCGGCCTGATCAAGGCGAATGTGCCTACGCGTATGAGCTTCCGCCTGGCGACCAAGGTGGACTCGCGCACCATCATCGATTCCAACGGCGCTGAGAGCCTGCTGGGGCGCGGCGACATGCTCTTCCTGCCGCCAGGAACCTCGCGTCTGCAGCGTGTGCACGCTCCGTTTGTTACAGAAAAGGAGATCGCCGCCGTTACCGACTTCTGGAAGCAGCAGGGCGAAGCCGAGTATGTCCAGGGCTTCCTGGAGGGTCCGAAGGACGACAAAGGCCGTGACCTGGATGCGATGGACGGTGACGATACGAACGATGAACTCTTCGACGATGCCGTAAAGCTGGTCTTCGAGTTCGGCAAGGCATCGACAAGCCTGCTGCAGCGCCGTCTGCGTATTGGATACGGCCGCGCGGCGCATTTGATCGACATGATGGAGCGGGACGGTCTGGTAGGCCCGGCAGAAGGATCCAAACCACGGGAGATTCTCAAGAGTCCGGACTGGTTGCGTGAGACGGATCCGGCGATGCGTTAA
- a CDS encoding ribonuclease J, with protein sequence MSLDKLQIIPLGGLGEFGMNCCAIRYGDHILVIDAGLMFPDEELLGVDIVVPDIGYLVENREQVKAILLTHGHEDHIGGLPWILTELRDVPVYGTEFTLAYVEGKLEEHKLLDDTEMLEMIPGEQFQIGPFRIQPIRVTHSLVDCVSLAIHTPVGTILHTGDFKVDLASPDGHPFDLQAFAELGRNGGVLALLQDSTNVDRPGHTPSELAVRPRLDEIFGRTKKRLFFSCFSSSIHRLKLAFELADKHDRKVAVIGRSLDNSTEIATDLGYIDIPPGILINGGQIKDYPPEKVCVLISGTQGEPMSALSRAAVDNHKHARIEPGDTVLLSSRIIPGNEKGIFRMIDHLVRRDANVIFDDGTQGIIHVSGHASQEELRLMINLVKPKYFIPVHGDYRHLKRHAELAASTGIPKQTFLLEDGDVLELTRDSATRRDKVRAGRILIDDGSTADVVDDLVIRDRRHLSEAGLLLPILAINKLTGLVEGAPEIIARGFAVPDPSILTEARQVIARTLDASSNEEKGDYGVIKEKIRTDLKRYIQKNTSRRPLIMPVILEI encoded by the coding sequence ATGAGTCTCGACAAGCTGCAAATCATCCCGCTCGGCGGCCTTGGCGAATTTGGCATGAACTGCTGTGCCATTCGCTATGGCGACCATATTCTCGTTATCGATGCCGGACTCATGTTTCCGGACGAGGAACTCTTAGGTGTCGACATTGTCGTGCCCGATATCGGGTACCTGGTCGAGAACCGCGAGCAGGTCAAGGCCATTCTGCTGACACACGGTCACGAAGACCACATTGGCGGCCTGCCCTGGATTTTGACCGAACTGCGGGATGTTCCCGTCTACGGCACCGAGTTCACCCTCGCCTATGTCGAAGGCAAGTTGGAAGAGCACAAGCTGCTGGACGACACCGAGATGCTGGAGATGATTCCCGGCGAGCAGTTTCAGATCGGACCGTTCAGGATTCAGCCGATCCGGGTCACGCACTCCCTCGTGGACTGCGTCTCCCTGGCGATCCATACCCCGGTAGGGACAATCCTGCATACAGGAGATTTCAAGGTCGACCTGGCTTCTCCGGACGGCCATCCCTTCGACCTGCAGGCGTTTGCCGAGCTGGGACGGAACGGTGGCGTTCTTGCCCTCCTGCAGGATTCGACTAATGTCGACCGGCCAGGACACACGCCGAGCGAACTGGCAGTTCGGCCGCGGCTGGACGAAATCTTCGGACGAACGAAGAAGAGACTCTTCTTCTCCTGCTTCTCCTCCTCGATCCACCGGCTGAAGCTTGCCTTCGAGCTAGCAGACAAACATGACCGCAAGGTCGCCGTCATCGGGCGGTCGCTGGACAACTCGACCGAGATTGCCACGGACCTTGGATATATCGATATACCGCCAGGCATTTTAATCAATGGCGGGCAGATCAAGGACTACCCACCGGAGAAGGTCTGTGTCCTGATCTCCGGCACCCAGGGCGAGCCGATGTCGGCCCTTTCCCGTGCCGCGGTGGATAACCACAAGCACGCGCGGATTGAACCCGGCGACACCGTTCTGCTTTCGAGCCGCATCATTCCCGGCAACGAAAAAGGCATCTTCCGCATGATCGATCACCTGGTCCGCCGGGATGCAAACGTGATCTTCGACGATGGCACCCAGGGAATCATCCATGTGAGCGGGCATGCCAGCCAGGAAGAGCTTCGCCTGATGATCAACCTGGTGAAGCCGAAGTACTTCATCCCGGTGCACGGCGACTATCGGCATCTGAAGCGCCACGCGGAGCTTGCCGCTTCTACCGGGATTCCGAAGCAGACCTTCTTGCTGGAAGACGGAGACGTGCTGGAACTGACGCGCGACTCAGCCACCCGCAGGGACAAAGTGCGGGCGGGCAGAATCCTGATCGATGATGGATCGACGGCAGACGTAGTGGACGATCTGGTAATCCGTGACCGCCGGCACCTTTCGGAGGCAGGGCTGCTGCTGCCGATCCTTGCCATCAATAAGCTCACCGGCCTGGTGGAAGGAGCGCCGGAGATCATTGCGCGCGGCTTTGCAGTACCTGATCCTTCGATCCTGACCGAGGCGCGGCAGGTGATCGCGCGCACCCTGGATGCCTCCTCTAACGAAGAGAAAGGCGACTATGGCGTGATCAAGGAGAAGATCCGGACGGACCTGAAGCGCTACATCCAGAAGAATACGAGCCGGCGGCCGCTGATCATGCCGGTAATTCTGGAGATTTAG
- a CDS encoding 2,3,4,5-tetrahydropyridine-2,6-dicarboxylate N-succinyltransferase: MSTTLEQTIEHHFASGAAAIGNPDAEKAFLELRGQLEAGTLRSASPDAASSIGWTVNAWVKRGILLGFRIGQLEDQSCGRLSFIDKATYPARTFTPEQGVRVVPGGSSVRSGAYLAKGVVMMPPAYVNVGAYVDEGTMVDSHALVGSCAQIGKRVHLSAACQIGGVLEPVNASPVIIEDDVLVGGNTGVYEGTIVRSKAVLAAGTVLTRGTPVYDTVNGTVLKATADQPLIIPSGAVVVPGARAVTKGKGTEWGLSVYTPIIVKYRDEKTDLSTALEDLLR, translated from the coding sequence TTGAGCACTACCCTCGAGCAGACCATTGAACATCACTTCGCCTCCGGAGCCGCAGCGATCGGTAATCCCGATGCTGAAAAGGCTTTTCTGGAGCTCCGCGGTCAGCTCGAAGCCGGTACGCTGCGCTCAGCCTCCCCCGATGCCGCCTCGTCCATCGGTTGGACGGTCAATGCATGGGTCAAACGCGGCATCCTGTTGGGTTTCCGTATCGGCCAGCTCGAAGATCAGTCCTGCGGCCGCCTGAGTTTTATCGATAAGGCCACCTATCCGGCACGCACCTTTACCCCCGAACAGGGCGTCCGGGTTGTACCCGGCGGGTCGTCGGTACGCAGCGGAGCTTATCTCGCCAAGGGTGTGGTGATGATGCCTCCTGCCTATGTAAACGTTGGCGCGTATGTGGATGAAGGCACCATGGTGGATTCGCACGCTCTGGTAGGCTCTTGCGCGCAGATCGGCAAGCGTGTCCACCTCTCCGCGGCATGCCAGATCGGCGGTGTGCTTGAACCCGTGAATGCCTCGCCCGTGATCATCGAAGATGACGTTCTGGTAGGTGGCAATACGGGTGTTTATGAAGGGACGATTGTTCGTTCAAAGGCCGTACTGGCTGCAGGTACCGTATTGACGCGCGGAACTCCGGTCTATGACACGGTGAACGGAACCGTTCTGAAGGCGACGGCGGACCAGCCGCTTATTATCCCGTCAGGCGCGGTTGTGGTTCCTGGCGCGCGTGCTGTCACCAAAGGAAAAGGAACGGAGTGGGGGCTTTCCGTCTACACCCCGATTATTGTGAAGTACCGCGACGAGAAGACCGACCTCTCGACGGCACTCGAAGACTTGCTGCGTTAG
- a CDS encoding alpha/beta hydrolase, whose protein sequence is MRAFLVLSSSLLFIALSSPAQVVTLPLWPNGTPEPWSPGAEVETMKPTDKLVGGHSVSKLSSIEQPTLALYQPPKEKRTGAAVVVFPGGGYRILAQDLEGTEVCQWLNAEGIACVLVKYRVPVKEHYPASTIDLEDAQKAVRLTRMHAAEWGINPSQVGVLGFSAGGHLAAVLSNHADFKRAAAEPADEASVSARPDFTVLIYPAYLTDASLKQIDEGVKPTSETPPTFLLQAEDDPVHEENVLVYFQALKEAKIKAELHVYAEGGHGYGLRTNGLPIVKWPSLVTTWLHTIGVLH, encoded by the coding sequence GTGCGAGCCTTCCTGGTTCTTTCCTCTTCTCTACTTTTCATCGCATTGTCTTCACCCGCGCAGGTCGTGACTCTGCCGCTGTGGCCCAACGGAACACCCGAACCGTGGTCTCCGGGCGCCGAAGTGGAGACCATGAAGCCAACGGACAAGCTGGTTGGCGGCCATTCAGTCTCGAAATTAAGCAGTATCGAACAGCCGACGCTGGCTCTCTACCAGCCGCCGAAAGAAAAGCGTACAGGTGCAGCAGTAGTTGTTTTCCCCGGAGGCGGCTACCGCATCCTTGCTCAGGATCTTGAAGGAACAGAGGTCTGCCAGTGGCTCAATGCAGAAGGCATCGCATGTGTTCTGGTGAAGTATCGCGTGCCTGTGAAAGAGCATTATCCGGCCAGTACGATCGACCTGGAGGATGCTCAGAAGGCGGTTCGCCTTACAAGGATGCATGCGGCTGAGTGGGGCATCAATCCCTCGCAGGTAGGTGTCCTGGGCTTTTCGGCGGGTGGCCATCTTGCCGCAGTTTTGAGTAATCATGCCGATTTCAAGCGCGCCGCCGCCGAACCTGCCGACGAGGCGTCTGTGAGCGCCAGGCCCGACTTTACAGTTCTGATCTATCCGGCGTACCTGACCGATGCAAGTCTGAAACAGATCGACGAAGGTGTTAAGCCGACTTCGGAGACACCGCCCACCTTTCTGCTGCAGGCAGAAGACGACCCAGTGCACGAAGAGAATGTGCTTGTCTACTTCCAGGCCCTGAAGGAGGCCAAGATCAAAGCCGAGCTACACGTCTATGCTGAAGGCGGGCATGGCTACGGATTGCGCACAAACGGGCTACCGATTGTGAAGTGGCCTTCGCTGGTCACGACATGGCTTCACACAATCGGGGTACTGCATTAG